The genomic region GTGGTCCTTCCTGGTCATGCCCTCCCCGATGGCCGACTTCATCAGGCGGGAGAGGGAGGGCAGCACGTTGATGGGGGGGTAGATCTGCAGGGCGAGAGGGACCACCCCCGCATTCACCTGCTTGCCAGCCCTGCTGGACACCCCCGTGCAGGCAAGGGGACCGCTGCCCTCAATTTAAGCACCCCCCCTGCCCTCGGCACCCCCCATCCTGGTGCTCTCGGGTGGTTTCCAGCCCCAAGTGATGCCGCCGGACACAGCGGTGCCAGATCCACCCCCGATTCAACGCGGCACGGAGCTGGGAAGGGGCACGGGAACCAACCTGCCTGTTGTGGAGCTGCCGGTCGACGTAGATCTGCCCCTCGGTGATGAAACCCGTCAGGTCGGGGAtggggtgggtgatgtctggggGAAAAACAGGGCGGCGTGAACCCCCAGAGCGGGTCTGGCTGGTCGGCCGGGCACGGGACATGGCCGTGTCCCATGCCAGGGGGTGACCGGAGCAGCACGGCCCCAGGGAAGCTGCACTGGCCTGCAGTTGCGAGCAAGAGCCCGTTCCCCCCATCACCAGACAGAGAACTGCCTGTTTTAGACTTGCCTGTGTGTGCACGCACCCGTGGGCACCCCCACACCCGTGCCTGCACAAGCCCCCCAAGTCTAAGTCCCCCCAACCACATCCTTTGGCTGAAACCCAGCACTCTGCTCCAGCTGGGGGTTGGCCAGAGGGACAacttggtgggaaaaaaaaaatccctaaagcATCCCTGCAAGCTTTGCTACCCCACGGATCCCAGGAACTCCCCCAAaacttgttaaaacaaaacaatttggCATTTCCCAGCCCTACGGTTTCCCGGTGTGGGCACGGCGGTGGCACCGCAcgccccacagggacccccccgtgtcccccagggctgcTGACCGTCGTTGGGCATGGTCAGGATGGGGATCTGGGTGATGGAGCCGTTCCTGCCCTCCACGCGCCCGGCCCGCTCGTAGATGGTGGCCAGGTCGGTGTACATGTAGCCGGGGAAGCCGCGGCGGCCGGGCACCTCCTCCCTGGCTGCCGATACCTGCGGGATGGGGGGGCTGGCATTAGTGTGGGAGCGGGCTCAAGCATCCCAAGCACTCTTAGAGCATCCCAGGCATCCCAAGTGCCCAAGTAACCTGGGCACCCCAAGCACCCCGGGAACCCCAGGCATCCTGGGCACCCCAACAGGGCCATCCTTATCCCCTGCCACATGGGGAGGACACGGGGGACCAGGGCAGATCCCGGGGGACAGGCACTGACCTCCCGCAGGGCCTCGGCATAGGAGCTCATGTCCGTCAGGATCACCAGCACGTGCTTCTCGCACTGGTAGGCGAGGAACTCGGCGGTGGTCAGGGCCAGGCGGGGGGTTACGATCCGCTCGATCCTACGAGGGGGACAGGGTGGGCACCCCCAGATCCTAATTCCATTCCCCCTCCCTGCCACTGCAGAACAGCCCTGGAACTCGGCCTGTGGCCTCCCTATACAGCAGGACCCTAATGACCCCAATGACTCCCAGCTGCACCCAGCACCAGCCCCTGCACCTTGATCCACCCAAGGCACATCGGGTCCTCATcagggggagaagagaaagaaggaggagaagaagaagaaggagaagaagaaggagaagaagaaggaggaggaggtggtggtggtggtggtggtggtggtggtggtggtggaggaggaggaggtggaggaggtggagagcTGCATGCTGGAGCCAACTCACGTGGGGTCATTGGCCAGGTTGAGGAAGAGGCACACATTCTCCATGGAGCCGTTCTCCTCGAAGTCCGACTTGAAGAAGCGAGCTGTCTCCATGTTCACCTGCCCACGTGGGAGGAGAGGCcggtcagcaggagcagggcgGCTTCAcgcatggggaaactgaggcaggagagggacgaggcagagcagggaggtgGCAGCAAGGCTGCCTGCACGTCCTGTGCTGTTTGGGCTCCCCACCGGCAGGCTTTGCCGAGGTCGGCTGGGCTGTCCTGTCCCAGCACCGACTCACCCCCATGGCAGCAAAGACGATGGCGAAGTTGTCCTCGTGATAGTCCACCACGTCCTTGGACTTCTTCACCAGACCGGCCTGCCGGCAGATCTGCGCGGCAATCTGCAGCGGGACAGGGACAGGCGGGCAGCACGGTTCCAGTGCTCGCGGTCAATTCCGCCCCCCCCCAGAGCGGCCACAACCCTCCTGGGACCAGGATACGGCCCCCACGGCAGCAAGGGGCAGGGGTTGCAGGGGATGGAGGTAGGACAAATAGGAATTGGCAACGGAGAGAGCATCCCAGGATgggccccagcacccccagctgcCCGCCCAGCCTGCAGGTGGGTACCCAGCCCCATGGGTTGAGGGGGGGGAGCGGGGTCTCCCCCCGCCACAGCCAGCCGTGCCCCCTTGCCGTAGCACAGCGCCCGTCGTGCCGGGCCCTGACTTGACCGTGGTCACCCTCCTCTGTCGCTCCCGATCTGTCAGGGCCGGTTTTCCGTCCCATCGCATCACCGTctgtgccggggtgggggggggacagcgCTGCCCATCCACCATGCCAGTGTGCCCGTGGATCAGGCTGGTATTTCCAGCgcctgctgctctgccctcctGGCATGGCCCCGCGCTCATGGCGCTCACAGGGTGGTCTGCGGCCACCCACCCCATGGGCTCAGGCACCCCACATCAGCCCAGatcacctctccctccccagcgTTGCTCTTGGCATACCAGGGTTTGCTTTATCCCTCGCTgtgcagatggggaaactgaggcacgaggtAACACGAGCTTCCCTTCCCCTGCATGCACCAGCCCATCACCCTgtgtggctggggcaggggggggtggtCGGAGAACACAACAGGCACCCCAAAAGGTGGATCTGGCCCATCACAGTGAGCAGAGccaagcagggagaggagagatgcAGGAGATGGGCTCCAGCCCTCGCAAATCCCCTCGTGCTgcctcctccatcctcctccgCCTGTtgctggggctgcagagggggCTCGGCCCCCCCGCAGGGACCCACCTCATTGTGGGGGAGACCGGCAGCGGAGAAGATGGGGATCTTCTGGCCCCGGGCGATGCTGTTCATCACGTCGATGGGCGAGATCCCAGTCTGGATCATCTCCTCGGGGTAGATGCGGCTGTGGGGGTTGATGGGCTGGCCTGGAGCAGGAAAGGGAAATGAGGCACCCCAAAATGGAGGAATCGCCTCGGCTAGTGCCAAGAATTAGACACAAGCTTCTGGAGCTAAGGAAGAAGTACATTCTTGGACCAGTGCAGccacccagcaccagccctggggtgggatggggtcaCCAGCCACCAGCCCTGCACCTGTACCCCCACCCGGGGCACCCCAGTGGGGACGGATGAACCCCCCCAGGGATCTGGGGTGGGGGCAGCACCGCGGGGCTGCTCCGGCCGTCAGGGCACAGCTTTATCCCCAGATGCCGAGCTGCCCCGGAGACCCTCCGGCATCACCCGCAGCTGGTGAAAGGAGCCGGCAAAGCAACGCCGTGCCCAGAGCCGTCACCGTTGATGTCCAGGAAATCCTCGGCCATCACCGGGGGACCGCTGTCGATGGGTTTGGCGGAGCCGTTGAAGACCCGACCTGCAAGGAAAGCGAGAGCCGCCGGTCCCTTGCTGAACGCACCAGCCGGGGAGGACGAACCAGCCTGGTGcagagcccacggagcaggcagctgcctgcaccacGGCCACCGGGCAGGGTTTCCATCTGCTCCCGGTCCCCACGGCGTGTGGGGGCATTTGGGGGCTACCCTGCCCCTTGGGCAACGGCTTTCTCCTGAGTACAGCCCTGCTGTGGGGAAACCTGGGAAATggagagcacccatgggtgctgcaggACATCCCAGCTGCCTGGGGTGCCCCAGAGGGGACGTGGGTACCAGTGCTTGGGTGTCTGTGGGTGAGGAGCAGAGGACTTTGCAAGCGGGGTGGCTCTTGGCACCCACAGACCCCTGTGCCGGGGGACAAGGTGTTCCCATGTCACTGCATGGGACGGGCAGGCAGCGTGTCACCCACGGGCTGGGTGACACCACGGCCCCCGGGGCAGGACGATGCCCCAGAGACCTCCCCATGCTGAAGATGCCAGCACACACGGGACCAGGTCCCCAGAGACCTCCCCATGCCATCCAAGCCATCCTCCATCACCTCCCCCTTGGGGTCCCCAGCTCCCGTGCAGGTGGGGGTGACACCGAGACCCCCCCCTCAATACCAGCCCCGAGGAGGGGGGTACAAGGATCCCAGAGAGCTGCCGCATCACCGTTCACACTCAGCCTCATCGACCGGCTCCGAGCCACGGGATCGATAGCGGCAAAGCCGGCATGCCAGCCACGccatccccccccccggcaccccccgcaTGCCGCTGCCGCCCCTATGGGACTTTCTTCTGGTCCCCGACGGGGCCGGGGAAGCATCACCGTTGTCAGAGCAGATCAAGCtgacggcggggccggggctcgggAGCACGGAGCATGAAAGGTCAGTAACCTTGGCGCTCGCTGGGCACCCACGTCTCGCTGGCGCGCAGCCGCTTTAATTCAGCGCCGTGGCACAAAGAGCGgcggaggggaggaaaggggcgATGGGGCTGAACACCTGGGGGACCCCAGCCCAATTtgagggggggaggaaggggaccccccaccaccacctccccgaGATGGGACAGGGAGGCTTGGGGAGAGCAGCGGGGACAGCCTGGGTTGGACTCTGCGCACCCCTGCTCGGCCCTTGTCCCTTCCCGGGGGATTCATGCCTGGACCCTGCACGGGGAGAGGGGGGACCCCGCCTGGGAAAGGAGCGGGGGGCTCCCTCCCCGCTGCCGGGGAGCCGGGATCTGTCCGGCCGTCACCGCACGCTGCCGTACCGCGCTCGACACTTGCCCCctcccagccaggctgccctTTACCGCTGCCCTTTGCAGGTAGGGCTCTGGCCGGGTTTCACGCTGCCGGCAGAGACGGGAAAGAGATTGCAGGAGACACTCGGCCCCCGACCGTGGAGCGATACCGTGCGTCAGCCGAGGTCCCTCCGCCGGGACCCCGAGCAACCTTCGTCCCCCTCGCTGTGACCCCTGCGAGCCCCCCGGGGCTGGTTCGGGGGCTGTAGGACCCTCAGGAGCTGGGATGGGGGCCAAGGGGCCGGGACTGAGCTTGAACGGCCTCAGGGGAAGCTGCTCGGGGCCATGGGGGTCTGCCAGCACCCAGTTCTGCCCGGGTGGGTGTCCCCTTTTCGTGCCCATGCCTGGCCATGTCTCAGGGCTTAGCGCAGATGATGAAGatgctgggcagcccccagctctCCGAAGGTCGAGGTAATGAGAGTGCTAACGGCACGACCACAGGCTGGAGTTTGCCTGTCCTGACGCGGGAAACCTTCTCCCAGTCCAGGCCAGGCTTCTTCTCCTGGGATAACTGGGCAGAGTGGGCCCAAGGGGACATATTAGCCCTGTACGAGGGTGACTGTCACCATCTCTCCGTGCTGGATGTGACTCTCCTGGCACTGGAGAGCATGCCCAGGGATGTGCTCAgtccctgggcagcagcagagctaaaCCCCAAGACCCCAACACCCCCAAACTGCCTGTCCCCCAACTCCAGCTGCTTACACCTGGGTTAGCCCACCATACATGCACCGAGATGTGTCGGGGCTCAGCAGCGGGCTGGGCTTACCCAGCATGTCCTCAGAAACTGGGGTCCGGAGGATGTCCCCGGTAAACTCGCAGGAGGTCTTCTTGGCATCAATCCCAGATGTTCCTTCAAATACCTGCGGAGACCCCGGGGCAAGAGGCGGGTGGGCGGCAATTAGCAGGGATTAGCAGGTGCAGAGGGccgggggggcttgggggggcagCCAGGCTCTCCGTGGGGAGGTGACGTGATCTGTGTTCACCCAAAAATCTTGTCAGGGAGAGGTGATAAAGGAGGGGGAGAGACCCCGGGGTTAAGAAAACTCCCTTCTGAGGGGCTTTGGCCTGGGGGAGGGgacagcaggggaggggggaccACGCTCTCGTTAATGCAACGAGCACGGCAGAAGGGCCTCGGGCAGGGCAGGGAAACCAAAGGCATTTTGATCGGTATAATATTTGACACCATTTGTATTAATTAACCTCCAGATCGCTGCTTTAACTAGAGCCGTGTGGCCCCTGGGAGAAGAACCGGCCTTGGGAAAGCCAGGAGCACCCGCTGGCGGGGATGCCGGCAGGCACGAGGGCAGGTGATGGCCGCAGCACCCGGGTGCGTGCAGGTGCAGGCAGGTCAGCCCCCGACAAAGCTGTTTGTGCAAAaggctcctttttttccttttatttcccccccctttttttttttttctcccgagGCTGACTCCCTAATAGGATTAAAAGGGCGCTACAGAGGTCCGAGCAGCATTAGAGGAGCGAGGTTTGGCGGCTCGCCAGCCAAAACCCGGTCAGGTCGGCTGTGCGGCCACCCCGAGCCCTGGGCTGGCTGACTGGTGGGGGGGACCTGGGCAGAAGGGGACCCAGGCTAACTGGGCAGGACAGCCCCAAATGGCTCCGGTGCTCGTGGGTGAAACCCCACTCCTTGGCTGCCCTGGTTTGGGGGGGCAGGCAGCGGGTTCCCGGGGTGCCCAGAgtgggcaggctgtcccccatCCCAGCCCCGCAGAGGGCTGGTGGCCGTCGGGTGATGGCATGAAGGTCCTAAGTTTTCCTGCCGGGATGGAGGGGGAGGCAGCCCAGGGAGATCAGGGGGGATGACGTGGGGATGAGGGGTCCCGAAGGGATGGGGGGTCCCGAGGAAGCTGTGGCATCATCCAGCTGGGCTCTCCCCAGCGGGGACACGGGCAAGGGGAGGACGAGCACAGCAGGACAGAGACCCTGCCCAGGGTCGTGCCCACGTCCAGCCCCCTGCGCCCTGCCGAAGCTGCGCAGATATCGTCATTCCGACTTTGGCACCCAGATGCTCCTGCCCTAAGCAGGTACCAGCTCCATCCCCACCGGTGCCGCATCgccagccctggcacagctccCCATGCTCCAGCTGAAGGGCCGTGGGCCAGCGAGGAGCCCCATCCCAGGACACTGCCTGTCCCAGGACACTGCCTGTCCCAGGACACCGGTCCTACAGCCCGGGAGAGCCGGGACAAGAGcctggcagggctctgctggcCGTGACAGCCACCGCTGGAGGGGGACAGAGCCCCGGGACAGAGCCCCAGGCCATGCAGCGCCtgcctgtgtgtgtcccccctccccgtcccgccATGTCCCCACCACGGTGGGCTCACCTGAACGATGGCTTTGGAGCCCATCACCTCCAGGACCTGCCCGCTGCGGCTGGTGCCGTTGGGCAGCATGAAGTTCACGATCTCAGCGTACTGGGCAAACTGGAGGGACAGGATCAGGGTGagaaggatggggctggggggctcctCTCCACCCCCCAGAACGCCCCTTGAAGTCCCTGCCTGCACGGGCCTGTCTGCCAgcgctgcctcagtttcccctcctgcGGTCGGGGGTTTCACGCTCTCTGCAGCCACCGAACACCAAGCGGGGGGGGCATTCAGCAGCTGATGCCAACAGGCAGCACCTGCCACGCCAGGCAGATACAGGCAGAACCgccagcccaggcaggaggaggcatcAGGGGGATggtgctgcctgcccctgccccatcccagaGCCTGCTCCAGGCTGTGGCActgctccgtgcctcagtttccccaacatTGCAGGGTGCCCCCCTCACCCCAAGGGTGCTCTCAGACACACCGGGCTCCCAAGAGCCTGACAACCAACAAATTCAAACCCCTTTCCCTACCAGAAGCAGACAGACCCATCACCTGCATAAAGCAGCATCTCAGAGCCTGCCAAAGCGCATCCACAGCCCTGGATAAACCCCACCGGGGATGGTGGCATCTCTTGGGGACTCCTTGGGGAACCCCCTATTGCCAGAcacagcaggacagagcagcccaggctgccaGTGCTGCTCGAGACCCCAGGGAACCACCAGATCCCCTGTAATCCCCCGAGCCGTGAAAGGTTACGTCGGGGATCACGCTGCTACCACCTCACACCACCGACATCCCTGGCCCCCCACCCAGCCGGGACCCCCGGGGCGGATGGAGGGGACTTTTCCACAGCCCCTTGGCTGAGGGACATGTCCTGCTCCGGGGACAACGTCCAAGGGGGTTCGCTCCACGAGCACgcctgcccaccctgcctgcccagcacactctgtgcttttttccacctcctcctcctcctcctccgcgctCCCAGCCACCGGGGCTGGCTCCGGCACTGTGAACTTTGGACTTTAATTCTTCTGTAAAGACCTTTGCATAAAGGACAACAAAGCGAAGGAAACACCCGCCACGGTCCGGCTCTTTAATTGAGCTTATTAATTTCCATCCTGCCGGGCTGGGTGTGAAAGGGGCTATAGAAACAAGCCACCAGCCAACAAAACCCCTCGGAGGGTCCCAGCTAGCCGGGCCACGTGGGGATGAGCCC from Accipiter gentilis chromosome 3, bAccGen1.1, whole genome shotgun sequence harbors:
- the ATP6V1B1 gene encoding V-type proton ATPase subunit B, kidney isoform; protein product: MLPNGTSRSGQVLEVMGSKAIVQVFEGTSGIDAKKTSCEFTGDILRTPVSEDMLGRVFNGSAKPIDSGPPVMAEDFLDINGQPINPHSRIYPEEMIQTGISPIDVMNSIARGQKIPIFSAAGLPHNEIAAQICRQAGLVKKSKDVVDYHEDNFAIVFAAMGVNMETARFFKSDFEENGSMENVCLFLNLANDPTIERIVTPRLALTTAEFLAYQCEKHVLVILTDMSSYAEALREVSAAREEVPGRRGFPGYMYTDLATIYERAGRVEGRNGSITQIPILTMPNDDITHPIPDLTGFITEGQIYVDRQLHNRQIYPPINVLPSLSRLMKSAIGEGMTRKDHGDVSNQLYACYAIGKDVQAMKAVVGEEALSPDDLLYLEFLQKFEKQFITQGPYENRSIFESLDIGWQLLRIFPKQLLKRIPESILAEYYPREAKVPGQGPASTAL